The Hyla sarda isolate aHylSar1 unplaced genomic scaffold, aHylSar1.hap1 scaffold_835, whole genome shotgun sequence sequence TCTTCTTCGGCACGTGggtcattcacccccccccccacacacacacacacacacattgtacgGCTGCAGTGGTCTTATACATGGGATATAAACTTCCTTTATAAAGTAATTTTTACAGGAGTGACAACCGGAAGTGCTGCCatattggtttttacatttgaatacatttttcggCAACTAATGGTAAAAAGGATTATTTACTCTTAATAATTGGCATCATCGTCTTACCTTCTTCAGAtcctcaaaatatatatataaaacattcagCTTTTCCTTCATCTCCCAGAATCCTTTCACATGATCGTACCAGGAGCCCCAGCCGACTGCAGAACAACAAAAGAATCAGACTGTGGTTACATGGGTCCAACCTCCAGGGGGAAATACGGAGACAAAGACAGGTCTCACTGGATTGGCTATAGCTGCACAAAATTGCATCTTTTCATGGAAAGTAACTAACATTTCATATCTGACTGTGACCTTAAACCATTACATGTGACAAGTGCCATTGTCTGCTGCATCTTTGTGGCcagaagagaccccccccccaccacccccctcttACCATCGCCCCTCATAAATCGCTCCAGGTAGCCTTCCCATGGGTTTGGGTCAGGATGGAACAGCAACATCTGGTCGAAGTAGTAGTAGGAGGTGACTGTATCTCGGGGGTTACGTGCCACATAAATCACCTTGAGAGAAAAACATGAAAACATTTCTGCCCTGCTTGACCAGTCACCTAAAAAATACAAGAAGAGTCCAAACCTTGCAGTGATGTCTCCAGAAAGATGGCGGCACCAGGTGCACAGGGAGATGGCTCTTCAGGATCCTTGGGGAGGGCATCATGTTCACCTCCTCTATCCCTGCATGAAGGACATTACATTTGTTGACTACATTATGACCAGCACGCAGCCTCCTTAATAACCAAACTGAGGGCATTTGGGACACCATAGACCTTAGAGGTTTTATATACAATATGAGGGGGACATGAAATCTTCTGGTTATCAGCTTATCCTGGAGAAAACAAAATAGCTCTAAGAACCCTTCAGATTGTGGAAGGACGCTTTGTCACCCTCTAGGTGGGATGGGGTGAAGCACATCAGTAGGAGACTAGATAAAATTCCTGGGACAGCTGGAACTTGTGGTCCCACATGAGGGTAGACTTGTACTTACAGTTTCTGGGGTGGGGATTGGACCCTGGAGAAGTTACAGCCATACGGGGCACAGTACCTGGATGGTGGTATGGGAAAATGcccatgatgggggggcagctaGTGGCCTTCTCACCGGAagccagagagcagtgcagtgcaaCGGGTAACCTTGCTCTTCCCCATAAATGGAGGCACGGTCCTCGAACACTTTTCAGTTCCAACAGATAAAATACAGTAACAGGTTGTACGTGGGGTGCAGAATCAGAATTTACCTCTTCAAAGtcatagatgtaaaaaaaaaaaaaaaagttcctgagGTGTTCAGAGTCCTTGTAGTAAAAGAAATCTATCCAGTTGGTGGTCTTAACCCAACCAGAGGTCCATTCACGTCGGGGTAAAGCTCGTACTCTGCACAATTACCATAGATCCCTGCAGGAACCAGATCTGATCCCAACCAAGAGTAGGCCTTGGGAACTATCTTTTCTCTGGACTATGGCGAATACCTGTTCTATACTCTTCATACTCAAGTCCATAGAGAATTCAATATGTTGAGATACTGCTCCCCTCTAAACACCAACCAACCCACAGTGTTATACTAagtataaagaatatatatacatatgtgtggtgACCACGTGGCAGA is a genomic window containing:
- the LOC130347373 gene encoding sulfotransferase 1C4-like, which translates into the protein MVSQMPSVWLLRRLRAGHNVVNKCNVLHAGIEEVNMMPSPRILKSHLPVHLVPPSFWRHHCKVIYVARNPRDTVTSYYYFDQMLLFHPDPNPWEGYLERFMRGDVGWGSWYDHVKGFWEMKEKLNVLYIYFEDLKKTPLQEIQKVANFLGKNLPDETLGRIVRLSSFENMRANPMANYSDFPREILDQSKAGFMRKGKVGDWKTLFTIRQNELFEEDYKRQMGGCSLTFQDPM